One region of Campylobacter concisus genomic DNA includes:
- a CDS encoding dehydrogenase, protein MIIRSKAPLRLGLAGGGTDIEFYYSTYGGAVLNATLNLYAYCNIEVTNDDKIIFNSLDQNEFVEVAKTNFISCDGRLDLYKSIYNKIIECYNNGNALSFKLTTYSDAPSGSGLGGSSTMVVAIIKAFCEWLNLPLGEYEIAYLAYEIERIDVGIIGGKQDQYAATFGGFNFIEFYDNNRVIVNPLRVKNWIINEFESSIVLYFTGIRRSASAIEEEKKNTATKNPKPLEAMHQVKDDARLMKEFLLKGDINGFAKILGKSWESKKNMAKSVTNSEIDKVLNIALENGAYSGKVSGAGGGGFMFFMVDPIKKYQLVKALNNSGGKVINFNFTKEGTTAWKV, encoded by the coding sequence ATGATAATTAGATCAAAGGCACCGCTAAGACTGGGGCTTGCTGGCGGTGGTACGGATATAGAATTTTATTACTCTACTTATGGAGGGGCTGTTTTAAACGCTACTCTAAATTTGTATGCCTATTGTAATATAGAAGTTACTAATGACGACAAGATAATTTTTAATTCATTAGATCAAAATGAATTCGTAGAAGTTGCAAAGACCAATTTTATTAGTTGTGATGGAAGGCTGGATTTATATAAAAGCATATATAATAAGATAATAGAGTGCTATAATAATGGCAATGCGTTATCATTTAAGCTCACCACATATTCTGATGCTCCATCCGGTAGCGGTCTAGGAGGCTCATCAACCATGGTGGTAGCAATAATAAAAGCATTCTGCGAATGGTTAAACTTGCCATTAGGAGAATATGAAATAGCCTATCTTGCTTATGAAATAGAAAGAATTGATGTTGGTATAATTGGTGGTAAACAAGACCAATATGCTGCAACTTTTGGCGGATTTAATTTTATAGAATTTTATGATAATAATAGGGTGATAGTAAATCCATTAAGAGTTAAAAATTGGATTATTAATGAATTTGAATCATCAATAGTTTTGTATTTTACCGGGATAAGAAGGTCTGCATCCGCTATAGAAGAAGAAAAGAAAAATACCGCAACAAAAAATCCTAAACCATTGGAGGCCATGCACCAAGTAAAAGATGATGCCCGTTTAATGAAAGAGTTTTTATTAAAGGGTGATATCAACGGCTTTGCTAAGATATTGGGCAAATCTTGGGAGTCTAAAAAAAATATGGCAAAATCTGTTACGAATAGTGAAATAGATAAAGTTTTAAATATTGCGCTTGAAAATGGTGCATATTCTGGCAAGGTTAGCGGTGCTGGCGGCGGCGGCTTTATGTTTTTTATGGTCGATCCCATAAAAAAATATCAGCTTGTTAAGGCATTGAACAACAGCGGTGGAAAAGTTATAAATTTCAATTTCACAAAGGAAGGAACTACTGCATGGAAAGTATGA
- a CDS encoding SIS domain-containing protein, with protein MESMINDFIINQFGKSLELKQAIYNSKNIGMVVREVSLAIVKAYKNGNKTIIAGNGGSAADAQHIAGEFVSRFYFDRPGLASIALTTDTSVLTAIGNDYGYEKIFVRQLQANGKAGDVFLGISTSGNSKNIIEALKYARENNILTVGLTGENGGLMKNICDYCICMPSNETPRIQEGHILIAHTICAVVEEFIFGKGF; from the coding sequence ATGGAAAGTATGATTAATGATTTTATAATAAATCAGTTTGGGAAGTCCTTGGAGCTAAAACAAGCAATTTACAATTCTAAGAATATCGGTATGGTTGTAAGAGAAGTATCATTGGCGATAGTCAAAGCATATAAAAATGGAAATAAAACCATAATAGCTGGCAACGGTGGTAGTGCGGCAGATGCCCAGCATATTGCTGGAGAATTTGTTAGTAGATTCTATTTTGATAGGCCAGGACTAGCATCTATCGCCTTAACGACGGATACGTCGGTTTTGACGGCCATTGGAAATGACTATGGGTATGAAAAAATTTTTGTAAGGCAACTTCAAGCAAATGGGAAAGCTGGCGACGTATTTTTGGGTATTTCTACCAGTGGAAATTCTAAAAATATAATAGAGGCTTTAAAGTATGCGAGAGAAAATAATATTTTAACGGTTGGGCTTACTGGTGAAAATGGTGGTCTTATGAAAAATATCTGCGATTATTGTATATGCATGCCATCTAACGAAACGCCGAGAATACAGGAGGGGCATATTCTGATAGCTCACACCATATGTGCAGTTGTAGAAGAATTTATATTCGGTAAAGGTTTTTAG
- a CDS encoding GDP-mannose 4,6-dehydratase — translation MGKVALITGITGQVGSQMADFLLENTSYEIVGMMRWQEPMDNLYHLNDRINKKDRISIYYADLNDYASINRMINAVRPNVIFHLAAQSFPKTSFNIPIETLQTNIIGTASLLEVIRQFKETDGYDPVVHICSSSEVYGRAKPGEKLNEDTKFHGASPYSISKIGTDYLGRFYGEAYNIKTFITRMGTHTGPRRSDVFFESTVAKQIALIEAGLQEPVIKVGNLSSVRTFQDARDAVRAYYLLSLESEKGNIPCGEAFNIAGEEAYKLPEVVDLLIGYSTMKDKIRVETDTDRLRPIDADYQMFDNTKIRQFIDWKPEIPTKKMFLDLLNHWRDEISKGKIPLNR, via the coding sequence GTGGGTAAAGTGGCGTTAATTACCGGTATTACAGGGCAGGTTGGTTCACAGATGGCTGATTTTTTGCTAGAAAATACTAGCTATGAGATAGTTGGAATGATGCGTTGGCAAGAACCTATGGATAATTTATATCATCTAAATGACAGGATAAATAAAAAGGATAGGATTAGTATATACTATGCTGATTTGAATGATTATGCATCAATTAATAGGATGATTAATGCAGTGAGACCAAATGTAATATTTCATTTGGCTGCACAATCATTTCCAAAAACATCTTTTAATATTCCAATAGAAACACTACAGACGAATATCATAGGAACTGCTAGCCTGCTGGAAGTTATTAGACAATTTAAAGAGACAGATGGTTATGACCCAGTGGTTCACATCTGTTCTTCGAGTGAGGTTTATGGTAGAGCAAAGCCTGGTGAAAAACTAAATGAAGATACTAAATTTCATGGAGCAAGCCCATACAGTATTAGTAAAATTGGAACCGATTATTTGGGTAGATTTTATGGCGAAGCTTATAATATAAAAACTTTTATAACTAGAATGGGGACGCACACTGGGCCTAGAAGAAGCGACGTATTTTTTGAAAGTACGGTTGCAAAACAGATCGCACTAATAGAAGCTGGGCTACAAGAGCCAGTTATCAAGGTTGGAAATTTGTCAAGCGTTAGAACTTTTCAGGATGCAAGGGATGCTGTTAGGGCTTATTATCTTTTATCATTAGAGAGCGAAAAAGGGAATATTCCTTGTGGCGAGGCGTTTAATATTGCTGGTGAAGAAGCCTATAAATTGCCAGAAGTTGTAGATTTATTAATCGGTTATAGCACCATGAAGGATAAAATAAGGGTTGAAACGGATACAGACAGATTAAGGCCGATAGATGCCGATTATCAAATGTTTGATAATACCAAAATTAGACAATTTATAGATTGGAAACCTGAAATACCGACCAAAAAAATGTTCTTAGATCTACTGAATCACTGGAGGGATGAGATTTCAAAAGGTAAGATTCCTTTAAATAGATAA